The following coding sequences are from one Gigantopelta aegis isolate Gae_Host chromosome 15, Gae_host_genome, whole genome shotgun sequence window:
- the LOC121390286 gene encoding uncharacterized protein LOC121390286: protein MALRTQLTGCYSSETSVTITYDADIESEPNQQPIVCENWRARMLSERRSSFTLKLSQLETESCHDRVIQWFERSTPDDDDVTFCFDATTSRQVEICTGNKNSNSTT, encoded by the exons ATGGCTTTACGGACGCAGTTGACTGGCTGTTACTCGTCGGAGACAAGCGTAACAATTACATATGACGCGGATATTGAG TCGGAACCGAACCAGCAACCAATAGTGTGTGAGAACTGGCGAGCGAGGATGTTGTCAGAACGACGTAGCAGCTTCACGTTGAAGTTGTCGCAGCTGGAGACGGAGTCGTGTCACGACCGCGTCATACAGTGGTTTGAGCGGAGCACGCCCGACGATGACGACGTCACGTTTTGTTTTGATGCGACGACGTCGAGACAAGTGGAGATTTGTACAGGAAACAAGAATTCAAATTCCACTACTTGA